The following proteins come from a genomic window of Cyanobacteria bacterium QS_8_64_29:
- the egtD gene encoding L-histidine N(alpha)-methyltransferase: MPSHSPAPSSSTQSTPEQRLAIERLLDPSDAGEAGSDVMRGLSQAPKSLPSRYFYDDRGSQLFEQICELPEYYLTRTEAQILRDCAPELARITGPCELVELGSGSATKTRILLDAYRARGAPLRYVPIDVSAGILEASAHQLLADYPELQVRGLVATYEQALARMGPSPLPARLVSFLGSSLGNFDRAQSDAFFALMAQSLAPGDCLLLGLDLQKDAATLEAAYDDSQGITAAFNYNLLHHLNWRFDGDFDPNLFRHWTFYNTERGQVETYLRCLQAHSVRLERLALTVPFECGETINTEISRKFDLDRIRPELQRQGLPPIAVWTDPQQWFALVLCRREAA, from the coding sequence ATGCCATCCCATTCGCCTGCCCCCAGCAGCTCGACCCAATCCACCCCAGAGCAGCGGCTGGCCATCGAGCGGCTGCTCGATCCCAGTGACGCCGGCGAGGCGGGCAGTGACGTGATGCGCGGGCTGAGCCAGGCTCCCAAATCACTGCCCTCGCGCTATTTTTACGACGACCGGGGCTCGCAACTGTTCGAGCAGATCTGCGAGTTACCCGAGTACTACTTAACGCGCACCGAAGCGCAAATCCTGCGCGACTGTGCCCCCGAGCTAGCTCGCATTACCGGTCCTTGCGAATTGGTGGAGCTGGGCAGCGGCAGCGCCACCAAAACCCGGATCCTGCTGGATGCGTACCGAGCGCGCGGCGCCCCGCTGCGCTACGTTCCCATTGATGTCAGCGCCGGCATATTGGAAGCCAGCGCCCACCAGTTGCTGGCCGACTACCCCGAGCTGCAAGTGCGCGGCTTGGTTGCCACTTACGAGCAGGCCCTAGCCCGCATGGGGCCATCGCCGCTACCGGCGCGCTTGGTGTCGTTTCTGGGGAGCAGCTTGGGCAATTTCGATCGCGCGCAAAGCGATGCGTTTTTTGCCCTCATGGCCCAGTCGCTAGCACCCGGCGATTGCCTGCTGTTGGGACTAGACCTGCAAAAGGACGCTGCCACGCTAGAGGCCGCTTACGATGACAGCCAGGGGATCACCGCGGCCTTCAACTACAACCTACTGCACCATCTCAATTGGCGCTTTGATGGGGATTTCGATCCCAACCTGTTCCGGCATTGGACGTTTTACAACACCGAGCGCGGGCAGGTGGAGACCTACCTGCGCTGCCTGCAGGCGCATTCAGTCCGCCTCGAGCGCCTGGCGTTAACGGTTCCCTTCGAGTGCGGCGAGACCATCAACACCGAGATCTCGCGCAAGTTCGATTTGGATCGGATCCGGCCCGAGCTGCAGCGGCAAGGGCTGCCCCCCATCGCAGTTTGGACCGACCCCCAGCAGTGGTTTGCCCTGGTGCTGTGCCGGCGGGAGGCCGCTTAG
- a CDS encoding IS701 family transposase, translated as MDAITVSSWSEQWQALLAQLGPHFTRRDLSQQAQNYLRGLLAQLERKNGWQLAEQAGKATPDGLQRLLGPARWSADAVRDELVRYAQQHLLAQGEGGTLIVDET; from the coding sequence ATGGACGCCATAACCGTATCAAGCTGGAGCGAGCAGTGGCAGGCCTTACTGGCGCAGCTCGGCCCTCACTTTACTCGCCGCGACCTGAGCCAGCAGGCCCAAAACTACCTCCGCGGCCTGCTGGCTCAGTTGGAACGCAAAAACGGCTGGCAACTGGCCGAACAGGCCGGCAAGGCCACCCCGGATGGTCTCCAGCGACTGCTGGGTCCAGCCCGCTGGAGTGCAGATGCCGTGCGAGACGAGCTCGTCCGCTACGCCCAGCAGCACCTGCTGGCCCAGGGCGAAGGCGGAACGCTCATTGTCGACGAGACG
- a CDS encoding ergothioneine biosynthesis protein EgtB, whose protein sequence is MRLASARSKREAIFDALQQCRRRTLALFEGVDRERFCQQAHPGFSPIGWHLGHIADVESFWIRERCAGWRPLRPEYRQLFDPNGLPKAQRQHLPAFETLRGYADRVRAEVLAYLADAPLAGERDRLWWWLIQHECQHSEIVTFIQALQRHPAAACGHEAVVPPAADAAPERDRAMVTVPASPFRMGSDASAQDNERPAHWVELDAFAIDRYPVTCRQFRAFIAAGGYQTRRWWSQAGWQWLQAQPVAGSLYRALSPDWDDHPVCGVSAYEAEAYAHFAGKRLPTEAEWEKAASWDGAAARTFPWGEAAPSARACNHDTIVGHTTPVGTYPQGRSAAGCEDMLGNVWEWTASGFDGYPGFACYPYWGYSQAFFDGQHRVLRGGSWATRPWALRNSWRNWYLPGVRQLFAGFRCASDSP, encoded by the coding sequence GTGCGGTTAGCATCCGCTCGCTCCAAGCGTGAGGCCATTTTTGATGCCCTGCAGCAGTGCCGCCGCCGCACGCTAGCGCTGTTTGAGGGGGTCGATCGCGAGCGCTTTTGCCAGCAAGCCCATCCCGGTTTCAGTCCCATCGGCTGGCACCTGGGGCACATCGCCGATGTGGAATCGTTCTGGATCCGCGAGCGCTGTGCCGGCTGGCGCCCGCTGCGCCCCGAGTACCGCCAGCTGTTCGACCCCAACGGCTTGCCCAAGGCCCAGCGGCAGCACCTGCCCGCCTTTGAGACTCTGCGCGGCTACGCCGATCGCGTCCGCGCCGAGGTGCTGGCCTACTTGGCGGATGCCCCGCTAGCAGGCGAGCGCGATCGGCTCTGGTGGTGGCTGATCCAGCACGAGTGCCAGCACAGCGAGATCGTGACCTTCATTCAGGCCCTCCAGCGCCACCCCGCGGCAGCCTGCGGGCATGAAGCAGTCGTGCCGCCAGCCGCCGATGCCGCCCCCGAGCGCGATCGTGCCATGGTGACCGTGCCCGCTAGCCCGTTCCGGATGGGCAGCGACGCCAGCGCCCAGGACAACGAACGGCCGGCGCATTGGGTCGAGCTGGATGCCTTTGCCATTGATCGCTACCCGGTGACCTGCCGGCAGTTCCGCGCTTTTATTGCGGCAGGGGGCTATCAAACCCGCCGCTGGTGGTCCCAGGCGGGATGGCAGTGGCTGCAGGCCCAGCCTGTGGCCGGCTCGCTCTACAGGGCCCTCTCGCCGGATTGGGACGACCATCCCGTCTGCGGGGTCAGCGCCTACGAGGCCGAAGCCTACGCTCACTTTGCCGGCAAGCGCCTGCCCACCGAAGCCGAATGGGAAAAGGCAGCCAGCTGGGATGGCGCCGCTGCCCGGACGTTCCCTTGGGGCGAGGCAGCGCCGAGCGCGCGCGCTTGCAATCACGACACGATTGTCGGCCACACCACCCCCGTTGGCACCTACCCCCAAGGGCGCAGCGCAGCCGGTTGCGAGGACATGCTGGGCAATGTCTGGGAGTGGACGGCCTCCGGGTTCGATGGCTATCCCGGTTTTGCTTGCTATCCCTACTGGGGCTACTCCCAGGCCTTTTTCGACGGCCAGCATCGCGTCTTGCGCGGCGGCAGCTGGGCAACGCGCCCTTGGGCGCTGCGCAACAGCTGGCGCAATTGGTACCTGCCTGGGGTGCGCCAGCTCTTTGCCGGGTTTCGCTGCGCCAGCGATTCCCCTTAA
- the egtC gene encoding ergothioneine biosynthesis protein EgtC, with product MCRLLGYLGPPVGLDELLYGPEHSLVVQSYQPREMEALMNADGFGLGWYACARSSDPFRYRNTAPIWSDLNLPHLSRYVESSCILGYVRSATPGLSVDFSNCQPFSSENLSVGHRLLFTHNGYINRFRQTLYRPIRNALSDEIYQAIQGTTDSEHLFALILNQLQTVAGISLQQALVNALAQLGEMARAFGVYFCANVLLADGQQLIAARCASESPAPSLYWLRGSSAHPDAAIVASEPLFDADWERCPENSTLGVGTDGAVSIRSLQA from the coding sequence ATGTGCCGCCTACTCGGTTACCTCGGTCCGCCCGTTGGCCTGGACGAGCTGCTGTATGGCCCGGAGCATTCGCTGGTCGTGCAGAGCTATCAACCCCGCGAGATGGAGGCGCTCATGAACGCGGATGGCTTCGGGTTGGGGTGGTACGCCTGCGCGCGCTCGAGCGATCCCTTCCGCTATCGCAACACAGCCCCCATCTGGAGCGATTTGAACCTGCCGCATCTGAGCCGCTACGTCGAATCGAGCTGCATCCTGGGCTACGTTCGCAGCGCCACGCCCGGTTTGTCCGTCGATTTCAGCAACTGCCAGCCCTTTAGCAGCGAGAATCTCTCGGTGGGCCATCGCCTGCTGTTTACCCACAACGGCTACATCAATCGCTTCCGCCAGACCCTGTACCGCCCCATTCGCAACGCCCTCAGCGACGAAATCTACCAAGCCATCCAGGGCACCACCGACTCCGAACACCTGTTTGCCCTCATCCTCAACCAGCTCCAAACGGTTGCCGGCATCTCGCTGCAACAGGCGCTGGTCAACGCGCTGGCCCAACTGGGCGAGATGGCGCGCGCCTTTGGCGTCTACTTCTGCGCCAACGTCCTGCTGGCCGACGGCCAGCAGCTGATCGCCGCGCGCTGCGCCAGCGAATCCCCTGCCCCCAGCCTGTACTGGCTGCGCGGCAGCAGCGCCCACCCCGACGCCGCGATCGTTGCCTCCGAACCCCTGTTTGACGCAGACTGGGAGCGTTGTCCGGAGAACAGTACCCTGGGTGTGGGGACAGATGGTGCGGTTAGCATCCGCTCGCTCCAAGCGTGA